The following proteins are encoded in a genomic region of Brachypodium distachyon strain Bd21 chromosome 1, Brachypodium_distachyon_v3.0, whole genome shotgun sequence:
- the LOC100836279 gene encoding cytochrome b-c1 complex subunit 7, with protein MLSSLSAWFVNPRRNPLARLHMKTVAYRLSNYGLRYDDLYDPYNDLDIKEALARLPREVVDARNQRLKRAMDLSMKHQYLPDDVKALQTPFRSYLADMLALVKKERAEREALGALPLYERTLP; from the exons ATGCTGTCGTCGCTGTCGGCGTGGTTCGTGAACCCGCGGCGGAACCCGCTCGCCCGCCTCCACATGAAGACCGTCGCCTATCGCCTCAGCAACTACG GTCTGCGGTACGACGACCTCTACGACCCGTACAACGACCTGGACATCAAGGAGGCGCTGGCGCGGCTGCCGCGGGAGGTGGTGGACGCCCGCAACCAGCGCCTCAAGCGCGCCATGGACCTCTCCATGAAGCATCAGTACCTCCCCGACGACGTAAAG GCATTACAGACACCTTTCAGGAGCTATCTAGCTGATATGCTGGCTCTG GtgaaaaaggagagagcaGAGCGTGAAGCGCTGGGAGCACTTCCTCTCTACGAGAGAACCCTTCCATGA